The nucleotide sequence TTTACAAATGAAATACTCAGTGCATTGGACTGTGTTTGACTGTACAGATGTtcatattgtattttgtttacCCCAGGCATTTACCAAAGATTAAATATTCCTTGTCTTTGCGCCACAGACTGTGACATTCAGCTGTTCTCCCCCAGCGGTGACTTTGAGAATCCAGCAACGTCCAGCACTAACCACACCTGTCGAGTGCTCATCAATGCCCCTCCCGGAGTGAAGATCAGAATCCAAGCGCTTCACATAGGATTAGTATTCAACGCCACCAACTCCCAGTCTACATACATTATGGTGCAGACAAGCTTCTTCACTCATATTGTTGTTTCATTATGCTGCATACTTAATTGGATAAAAGTGTAATAACTGCTGcaatattttgttgtgtgtttctggcTCAGATCCGGGACATGGACGTCTTAAAGACAAATGTCTTTAAAGGCCAACAGCTGTTTCTGTGGCACTCCTCTGGAAATATGGCTGAGATTGAATTTCATGGAGACTACCTGCATACCAAAGGAAGCTTCAGAGCTGAATATTCCTTTACCAGTCCTTGATACGAAATGTTAACTATCTTGAGGAGGTTTTGATTTATATGCTTAACATTTCTTTAGTTTACAATTAAGGTTTTGTAAATTCTATTCTGTTGTGTAGAGAGATTAAGTAGAAAACAAGACCCTTTTTAACTTACTTTTCATACTTTTGTGCTAATTATTTTGacctaaaataaataataaagaaaccAAAGCACTCAAAATCTTTAAGTCAAACAAGGACAGTGTCATTCTGAAGACTGCACCAGGAACTGGTTAAgtataaacaaagacaaaaatatttatacTATTACAATTAGCAAATaatgttcatttaaagtttATACATATTAATGTTATTCAAGTTTATACAATATATTAAAATTTAGAATTAGAGTTTCCATTGTAGAGAAGTATTTCTCATCTCAAAGGCAGTTCATTAATCATCACACATTCCACTTCCCACAATCCTTTGATAACAGGTTTCTCCCCAGCTCTTACACACTCAGTACATTGTGTGCCAGCGTGGCACTCTGCCAGCGACTCCAACACCAGTTCAATTCCAGCTCCCGTACAGCCCAGTGGGACATGAAGACCATGCCAGGCTCCCGTGTGTGGAGGATCACTGCTTGGCTGTAGCTGTGTCTTCCAGGAGAGCTCTCATGTCCAACAGAGCATCCTCTACAGCCTGGGCAAACTTGGCAGCGTGCGTCTCCTCACAGCTGTTGAAGGCCGTGATGGCGATGTTGATGTGCTCGTCCATGGGATTGTAACACACTCCATAGCCATCTGGCACCACTGGACCAAAGCACATCACACAGTCTGTCTTGGAGCCAACCTGGACACGGAGACGAAAGAGAGacgaaaacaaacaaacatgacaacaaataatcATTTGCTCTGTCATAATAGACTTTTGGTTTTCTTAGATGCAAATATACCTGGCTGGTGGAGAGATTATAATGCTGAGCCACAGCAAAAGAGGTATCCATGAATATCTCAGGCATGGAGGTCAGGTCTTCAATACTCTGCATCTTCAGCCCGAGGAGGTGTCTGTCTATACCTTGTCCATGAATTGCCTTAAAAGGAAAAGTTGAATGCATAGAACTGAGATTAATCAGATggtttcaggaaaaaaaaacaatgacttttATGTTGATGAAGTCCAGCTCTCACATTGTACGTGTTTTCCTTATGTGTCTGAATGGCCCTCTGTAGCAGCACCAGCCTCTCTGTGTTCTGTTGACAGTATTTTCTGTTCAGACAGCTTACATGGCAGAAATGACAACTTTGGGATTTTTGAACCTGAACCTTATTTTCcgatgtttttgggtgtaaatgattgatatggacaaaaatctttggaatcagcGCAGTATTGCGCAAGAACGGAGTACCTGGCCAGAAACAGCTGCTACAATGTAATCCAGTGAACAATTGTGCGTCCAcaaaagtgcttgtttttgctacagacaggctcagattgttattataagtgcATGACAACTTTATTGATCGGATTTCTACAGAGACAGATCTTTctattaaagagtaagatcctttttgttttactaGAAATTTAGACAAAAACAGTTCATAATAACAGTCTGAGcatgtcagtgacaaaaacaagttatttagtagatttactttgatgtggacagaTACCCtgttggattacactgcagcagctgttctctgttttcaggGACATGATTCTTGCTCAATACTTCACCgattgcaaagatttttgtcccaaTCAATCACTTACACCTTTAAAACATGGGCAAAAAAGACAGGTTCAAATATCCTGGAGCTACCCTTTAAACTGTACATTTATTGTGAAACTAGTAATAGTCGTTTACCAGTACCTGTTTAGCTGGGTCTTGCATTGCCTGGACGAATTTAAGTGAGTCTGCAGTAGTTGTATTGATCGCATCTGTTCGCCCATATTTAAACATTCGTAATGATGCACTCTCATACGTCGAGCAGCAAGTATTATACATCCTGGaattcaaaaacaacacacacgaTATATGATGCAGTACACGTAATGTCTATGTCAAGGATCATTTTCAACTACGAAAAGGGATTTCTTACCTGAAGTAGGCAAGTTGAAAAGCCATCTGCACAAAAGCATCTGGACTCAGCTTATGTTGCTTTGGCACATTTTttccaaaatgacaaaacataaGCACCTTCACATCTAAGTCATGTACCATTCTagtaaaataaagagaagaggaagttACACAAAATCAAAGCTGaggcaataataataatcaggaCCTACAATTCACatacatgttcatgttttgtttggctTTCTCGATGTCTCTCTTGATCTCAGGTGTAATGTTAAATCGCAGTTTCTCAGGCATTGCCAAGGGAACCATGGGGGAGCGGACTACTTCAGCTTTCTGCctgtggagaaaatgtgaaatggtAAGTCAGTTTGTGCTTATttggagacagacagaacacTTACCTAAAATCTGAATGAAACTTACATGTATTTCACAACGTAATCGATGAGAAACACGATGGGTGGACCCTCGGCAGGTGCGTGTTCATACACCAGTCCACATGTACCGTCCTCACCGACAATGAACTGAGGATGATTTACAAGTGCATTCAAATTTGAACCATTGCCACAGTCCTGTTAATTATTTGAAATGTTAAGCCATTTGTCTCAAACTGACCTGTAATGTTTTGTCAAACCAGCGGTTGCCGCTGTTCCATCGAGCTCCTCCTCCGTGCAGCATCTGGGCAGCCACTCGGCTCTGGTACAGCTCATCTGACACACGAGGCATCGGAGCATCCAAACAAACTGTGAAGATACTTTTCTGGATGGCACGGACTGACTCTTTATTTGTCTTATCTGGGGATTAATAAAATAGGATGCATTTTCactcaaatacattttctaagCAATATGTTTGAATCCCTCTCTTGCTCACCCTTAATTAGGTTGTTATAGGCTTTCCCCCAGGTGTTGCGGTGCTGGGATGTAAGGATGCCAATCGGCTCCTTATTAGTCTGCAAAGATGAGTTCCAGATCTTCTCCAGCTGCATGTAAATCTGGTCTACTGTCAGTCGGGTGCCATCACTGTTGTACACATCCAAGACAAAGAactgggtggggggtggggggtggggttgcAGGTCAGGGTCATTTAATCACTGCACCATGGATAATCACACTATAAAATCAGTTTATGTTGAAATGTCTTGCTGAAATGCTGAGGATacaggaaggagaagagagcaGCAGTGCCATCTAGAGTACCTGGAAGTTGTGGACCACAGTGATGTGAGTGGGAGATGTCTTCCCGATGGCGTAATTTACGACAGTGTCTCTCTTTGGACCAGGGATACGACAGGAGGACAAGATCTGGTAATACTGATCCATACACAGCGGCTTCCCACTCAGGTACTCTACAGGCAGGGTCTCACTGTGACACAGAACCTCAACATCATGCATCTGCAGTTTTGTAAACCGACCACacaaaatgataatgatatttCCATGGTATACAGACAGTGTGGTGTCTGTATAAGATTTAGGCAGACTCACGTatcaatcatttttttaaagtccagAACTCCTGCAATTAGTTTGGCAGCAAATCTGTAGAAGAGATATAACTGTTTTATTGTCACCCCTACTCATTTTGCATCAATATCTACAAGTTACTGAGCATATAAtggatacacagacacacaaaattcAATTAGTTAATCAGTTATCAATTTTGAATGGAGACATTAATATATAAATGTCATTCAAACTGTGTTACTGGTTGATAAATGAGGAGCCTATTGTACCCTGCACACCTAAAACTGTAGCACTAGCATTAACTGGAGTGTTTCTCTATGGGGCCACCATGTTCACTGCATATCCCATGGGTCACAGTAGTCAAAAACAGCTGAGCAATGCTATGAGCAGCCAGAGTGCTTTAAATAGCCAGCATGCAAAGGGAAGCCTCTGCAAAGGTCGGCTTGAAACTTCAGCTACATGTGAGCTTGTTTATACTGTACTTCAACACAAAGTAAATCACTTTTGGAAACAACTTTATGAGTGTGCTTATAATTAGACAGTTGAGGATTATGACTGACATTGTGGGAGCCAGAGAGATTGACAACACACGTTAAAAGGTCTGGCTCTACTTTTTTGTGATTATAGAGATATGTTCAGTAAAGAGCTTAGCAACTGTGGCTGGTCCTAGATGTGGATCCTGCTCGCTCACCTCATCTGTCCTTGGCGATCATGGAAGTGCATGCGTGGCAGGACAACTCCAGGGCTGGTGTAGACTGCCACGGGCATACGGCAGTCTAAATAGGCTGACTGCATCCACCATTCTGACAGCTACATAAACACAGCAGTAGTTAGATAGCAGGATACAATATATTTGCATTTATCAGTCCATACAAACAAATAGATGTCTTACACAACAACAGATCCAGATTACTTCTTTACAAAGGCTTAACATTAACTCATCATACAACTATTTCAAACTGCAGAGTAAGCATGAGTTTGCAGAGTTGGACCAGTActtgtgccccccccccactggCCTGCCATATGGACCTCAGtgcaaaatgaaaagtcaatCATAGTAACTTTACTGTACTCATCAGCAAATACACTTTTTAGTCAAGACACTTGCAACACCAAAGACAAGTTTTACCCTCAGTGTGTCCACCATGCTacacaaaaatgccaaatacaACCAAATATCTACCCAGTTGTCTGTCTTGCGTGCCCGTCGCTCCAGGCCTTTCTGCAGCCTCTCCCCCACACCACCTTTGAGAAACTCTTCCACCAGCTGCCGGGTGTGTTCCAGCTCCTCTTCACTGACAATGGGCTTCAGACTGGTCAGGTAGCGCTCACATGTCTGCTTCAAGGGTGGCACAGGCAGCTTAGGTAAACCCTCCTGGTGCGCCAAGGACCTTTCTGGGATCAGTGTTACTGATCTGACCAGGCGACATGGCCTCACCACACCTGGCCGGAGCTAGAAACATGAACTTGATTATTATATTGTAAAAAATATGACACAAGGATAGTATCACACCTAGTCTTTGCTCAAATATTGTAACTGACTATTGCAATGACAATGGCTCACTGCATTGATATAAAAGTGCAATTACTGATATTTAATCTTATTGATAATGTCTCTagttgaaccagaacattaAGACAACAGAAGTGACTGGTGCTGCTTCACATATTCAGGTGTCAACATATAATGTATGCAGTGGAAGACTCAAATAGTGAATGACACAGTCCAAATGGCTTCAAGTAAGAACTGGATTCAGTGCTGTGAACAGCATTCCTAATTATGTGCAAATGCATATGTTTTAATGTAGAGTGATTTCATCTATGAAAACTGACACCATAACAACTAAGTGAAGCAGTCACACTATTTGTTTGGACCCACTGCTGTGGGCTCTGCCAGCTTATAAATAGCAGTTTGACAAGTTGAACCTTTGGAATGGcagctaaaacaaacacacatgaaagcAAGAAATCTATCTGTACCCTCAGCTCACTGCTGGTTATCAATATGAAGTCTTTATCTTATATATTGAGgttaagatttcaaaataaatgtgtttgctATCGAatttaacgtgtgtgtgtttatcatttaAGTGACAGTGGGGACAAAAATGACTGATGAAAGTGTTATATGGTGTATATAATACACATTAATGGACACTATCTAAATTTGTGCCAAGTTTATGGGAATGAAATAAAGAACTTccggttttcaaaataaaaacatgaccaCGGTGTGTTGGAGCGtcaatgttttgttgtttttaactatAAACGTCACAACAAAGAATATAAAAAGAAAGATAGCACTGAAGGGAAACTCTGCAACGTGTAAAACTGCCACTATAGTGCTGTTTCCCATGTCCTTTTTGCTGCATGCACATTAAGCTAACGTTATGCTATCGGCTACGCTAAGCTAATGTTATGCAAAATGTCACAATGACTGGCTGCGAAAAGCGTACTAAAAATAATAGTCTGCCATTACAAATAGAGTACCGGATATTTTGACAGCCTACAGTGTTGAAAGACGAGTTACATTTTAACCTAATATTGTCACATTGTTGCTGTCCTGTAGAGCGCCCCACCCCCTTCACCCAGTCTAATGCCGTAAAACTAAACGTTACTGCGCACTTAAAATACACGTAAAAACAACAGACTCACCACGGCTCTGACAAAAACACCCAACATCTTGTCAGATAGACGCGCTTAAGTGTTCGACTGTCCCGGGAATATAGATGGGAAACCCTCGGGCAGTCATGTCTCAAGGACAAGCACACACTGTCTATTCTCAGCTGTCCGCCCCCCCTCGGACCCACCGAGCAAAAACAACCTCGAGCTCCTCACTAAAAGTCCTGTTTTTCCAAGTGGAGTTTAGTACCCGTGTGACTAGCTTTTTAACTATTTAGCTCATCAAAAATTTTCAGCAACTAAAGCTGCCTCATTtcattattctgtttattttactaGAATAAATAGTGGATACCCGTAATTCATAAGATGCATTAATAAGATATTATTCGTTTGTTTTAATTATGGCAGTTAgattattatgtattatattgAATAAGGTATATTATATAATGGTAATTGATAACAGTTGGAGTTAGAGGTACTAAATCTATGATAAAGCCACTATTGCGCACATTTAACAAGAGTATAGTGATATAATTCATCAGGAGCAGATGTTGCAATTTAAAGCcaacacatcagtgtttttaaattatgttagttttattgattaataaaaGCAGGCCCTgatataaataatacatttacagAATGATATTCTGCATCAGTCTGGTGCATGGGGCTGTACAGATCTCTACTAGCCACATGATGGAGCTCGTCAAACATCTTCCCAGAGAAACACTGTTAACTAATTTCTTCAGGAAATACAAACCAAAGACAGACTCCGGTACCCTAAAACGAATCACCAGAAAATAAGGTTGAAATGAAAGGTACAATTAATTTATACTGTGTGGAGAAATTCTATCAATTGACACTAGAAATGTTAATGTGCAAAAATAATCCGCAAATGGATATGATTGTTCTATATAATCACATTTCATCAACATTTTTCGataacagaggagagagagagagaattgcAGTCGTGTCATGGTTTATTtgaaagcaataaaataaagcgatacaaagaaaaacaatcataCAAGTCAAAATGCTTCGATTGCTCTGGTCCAACCGCTGCCTGTCAACAGTGTATGTTTTAAACAAATTGTTTGAGCGGCGAATATTTGCTCAAGGTCCGTCTGCTGCCAACTCACAAACTCAGATAGTCCACCTGAACCCAACACTGAGATCAGGTTGGAGATGTTTGTGTTGTCCAACTGGTCCGAGTCTGAATATGAATCATCATCAGTCCTCATTCTTTTACATGGCACTGGCCCAAAGTCTGGCAAATAAAACTCTGGGTCAACAATATGATAACTTGTGTCCATCTTTCGCTTTTTAGCATAGCACTGCGCGCCCTGCGGCTGTTTTGGCTGCGCGCAACAGTCTGAGTGGAAGTATCCATTCGTGACTGTAGTCACCACATGCGTGTCCAAGTCCAGGACAGTCTTTTGGTTGGCTTGTGTGTTCGGGATAGGTAACTCCCAGGAGGATTTGTCTGCACAACTCCAACAGGCTTCCGAAACCATGAGGTCAGAGTCATTTGGTGAAACCATTGCGCAGGCAGATGCGTCTTGGTGCGCCACCTCTGCAGGCTGGCCATGGGGCTGGTGCGCTCCGCAGTGCCAAGTGTCCGACTCAACGCCGGTAAAGTTGCAGTAGAAGTCATCGGCCAACTCCGTAAAGCTCCCAGTCAATTCAAGGTATTCTTGCCTTTCACGGACTGCAGCTACATCCTCATAGTGATGCGTCCTCTGCGTTTGCGACAAGTTTTTGCTCATATAAAACTGCCTGGCGTTTCTCAGTACGTACGTTACCAGTAAGTTCTTGTGGAGCTTGATGCCTCCTCTCTGCGTCCTGGAGCTTTGGATTTTCCTCAAAGAGATGGAGATCAGATTCTGTGCGTCAAATGCACACTCCATCCTCAACCGGGCcgtcctttctttcctctcagtctctcaaATCGTTGGTTTCCTTGCTGGAGAAATATTTATATCTTTAGTTGAGATTCCTACTTGATTCGTGTAGACTGTGTCCATAGCGCTCCATGTCTTCCCAGTAAGGGCATGGATTTGCAACTCTCATCTTTCCTTGCCACGCCCTCACGTAGACATTGTCCAATGGGAGGGAGGCGGTGCTTCTGTTATACGCAAATATCACTACTAGCCTCATTCAGAATGCACGTAGGAGCGGGCATGCTGCATTTCACTAAATGTGTTCTGAGCTTTTGAAATCTCAGTGCGGACAGAAATCATTAGACTTTACTGTCCATGTAGAACAGAATGGAATAATGTGgagaaggacagaaagacagagaggagtagaaaagaaaagaaaagaaaagaaaagaaaaggataTAGTGGACAGTAATAACAATGGAACAGCATATAGTAGAGATTAACAATAACATATAGCAAAGAGTGATAGAGTAGAATAGAGAGTAATAGAACACAATGGAATAGAAGAGAAGGCAATAGAATAGAAGAGAATATAGTACAGAgtaacagaacagaacagcaCAGAGAGTAATTTAACATAATAGAGTCGAATGAAATAGAATGGAATAATAGAACAGaggaatagaatagaatagagaGTAACAGAATAGGACACAACAGATAGTGATGGGAAATGATAGAATAGAATACAGAGTAACAGGATAGAGAAGAGTACAGAGTAACAGACAAGAACACAAATagagtaataaaacaaaatataatggaatgaaaacaatcagagagcaatagaatagaatagatcagaatagaatagaatatagTACAGAGTTACAACAGAACGGAGAGtaatagaacagaatagaatgcagagacagaacagagaggagggtaatagaatagaatagaatagaatagaatacaGTGCAGAGTAACAGAACAGAGtaatagaacagaatagaacaGATCAGAATAGAATAGAGTGCAGAGTAATAGAGCAGAACCATAAAtggcagaaaaaataaatgaaatatgtcAGCACCACAGTACTGGTTTTTCCTGATATAAACAGATGTTGGCATTGATATACAgcaggtggacaaaataatatcAGTATAGTGCAAAACAACAATGACCATACAGTTTAATGAACACATCtctgaaaacagttttaaaaaaatggaacaCTATAAACatcatgaaggtaggatttagAGTATTTTAGGGCTGTTGTATAAGAATACATTTGTTTTAGCTTATTTGTTGTAATAAACTGGTCATTGAGTGTGTTGAACTAGGAGAAAAAGTAGAATATAAATAATGGAGAGTCAAGAAACCAGGGTAAAGGCACACCAAAAAGTCAAATCTGGATTGTACATTTGAAAATGCTAACATTTTCCACTTTCCTCAGATCTTCTGGATGACTGTTCCATGAAGCAAGGCTTTTGAATGCAGCCTCTTCAAGAGGCAAAAATTCTGAACCCAGCCCcccaaataaaacagaacagagcagaatagagagaagagaagggaagagaagaaaagagaagagaagagaagaaaagagaagagaagagaagagaaatgcaGTATTATTCAATGTTGTTTAATGCCATATTATTCTATATCAagacaagtcaagtcaagtagAACTTAAGTTGTCCCCACAGGGGCAAGTGGTTGTgcagcagtaaaaacacaagatCAAAAACATACAAGTccaataaatacaataatacCATAtaatgaaagatgaaagagatATGAGAGCTATATCTAGATCTagatatatacatttatatatacataattTCATTCTGTACCATAGTCCACTATATTACATTTGACTGTACTATACCATACTACATTACACTATActatactttactatactatgcttGACTATACTTGACTACACTATACATTTTAAgtaaactgtaactgtatgCTATACTAACTAAGTCAACTTAAACATGCCCATACACACCTATAGGTTTAATGTCTGTATATACACATTCAGTAAATTATGAATATACTGTCTGAACCTGACAGTGATGTCAGAAGGGCTTCCTCTGATAATAGAAATATTGTCACTGCTCTCAGATGTGTGAGGCAAAATATCTTTGTAGAGAGATTATCTGTCATCCATGCCCCACATCTGtttgtgtatacacacacagatggctgACATCATACTGAACACCTGGATATGACTTTGATTTCCTGCCAAATAGGTGAATCAGGAGGACAGCCACTATTATGGTTATCATGCTCTGATAATGGTGTAAATTGGAGTATGTCATGTGCTCTCTCAGGAATTTAGTTTAAATAGCAGAGAACAGATTGATATCATGTTTTATGGTACACTGTGGGGTGGTACAGTAGCATTGCATTGCATAATAGTTCAGTACTTTTTAGACTTGTATAGTATAGAAGCATGTTGTATAATTTCATGTAGCATTTTCATTGGtatgttttattaaacaaacttctggttttaaaaaaaatatctaaagCATTAGAGCAAATATGTGAATTACATTTAATGGCAgctaaattaaattatgtttgTGTGACCTGATGCTTTTCTTCATGTTGTTGTACTTACCCTACTACAAACCCTTCATACaaataacaatgaaacaaaGATTAGAAAACAAAAGTTCTTGATTATTACAACTGCCTCAGTATAATCAGTATACAGGTAACAGGGTTTAGCAGAGAATATAGTGTGGGATGAAGTCT is from Lates calcarifer isolate ASB-BC8 linkage group LG13, TLL_Latcal_v3, whole genome shotgun sequence and encodes:
- the zgc:154046 gene encoding carnitine O-acetyltransferase-like produces the protein MLGVFVRAVLRPGVVRPCRLVRSVTLIPERSLAHQEGLPKLPVPPLKQTCERYLTSLKPIVSEEELEHTRQLVEEFLKGGVGERLQKGLERRARKTDNWLSEWWMQSAYLDCRMPVAVYTSPGVVLPRMHFHDRQGQMRFAAKLIAGVLDFKKMIDTETLPVEYLSGKPLCMDQYYQILSSCRIPGPKRDTVVNYAIGKTSPTHITVVHNFQFFVLDVYNSDGTRLTVDQIYMQLEKIWNSSLQTNKEPIGILTSQHRNTWGKAYNNLIKDKTNKESVRAIQKSIFTVCLDAPMPRVSDELYQSRVAAQMLHGGGARWNSGNRWFDKTLQFIVGEDGTCGLVYEHAPAEGPPIVFLIDYVVKYMQKAEVVRSPMVPLAMPEKLRFNITPEIKRDIEKAKQNMNIMVHDLDVKVLMFCHFGKNVPKQHKLSPDAFVQMAFQLAYFRMYNTCCSTYESASLRMFKYGRTDAINTTTADSLKFVQAMQDPAKQNTERLVLLQRAIQTHKENTYNAIHGQGIDRHLLGLKMQSIEDLTSMPEIFMDTSFAVAQHYNLSTSQVGSKTDCVMCFGPVVPDGYGVCYNPMDEHINIAITAFNSCEETHAAKFAQAVEDALLDMRALLEDTATAKQ
- the LOC108877991 gene encoding immediate early response gene 5-like protein is translated as MECAFDAQNLISISLRKIQSSRTQRGGIKLHKNLLVTYVLRNARQFYMSKNLSQTQRTHHYEDVAAVRERQEYLELTGSFTELADDFYCNFTGVESDTWHCGAHQPHGQPAEVAHQDASACAMVSPNDSDLMVSEACWSCADKSSWELPIPNTQANQKTVLDLDTHVVTTVTNGYFHSDCCAQPKQPQGAQCYAKKRKMDTSYHIVDPEFYLPDFGPVPCKRMRTDDDSYSDSDQLDNTNISNLISVLGSGGLSEFVSWQQTDLEQIFAAQTICLKHTLLTGSGWTRAIEAF